Proteins co-encoded in one Dysgonomonadaceae bacterium zrk40 genomic window:
- a CDS encoding helix-turn-helix domain-containing protein yields the protein MLTIGKLGQAAGVKVPTIRYYEQIGLLPAAERSAGNQRLYSRKALDRLTFVRHARELGFTLDAIRDLLSLSDHPDQPCAAADAIAKAQLAEIEKRLARLASLKVELNRMVVQCAGGKIADCRVIEVLSDHSLCATDHRHLQDEKDH from the coding sequence ATGCTGACCATTGGAAAACTTGGGCAGGCGGCGGGGGTCAAGGTGCCAACGATCCGCTACTATGAGCAAATCGGCTTGTTGCCGGCGGCTGAGCGCAGCGCTGGCAACCAGAGGCTCTACAGCCGTAAGGCGCTTGACCGTCTAACCTTCGTCCGACATGCGCGTGAACTTGGTTTTACGCTTGACGCAATCCGCGATCTGCTCAGCCTCTCTGACCATCCTGATCAGCCGTGCGCAGCAGCCGATGCGATAGCCAAAGCTCAATTGGCGGAAATAGAGAAACGCCTCGCACGTCTCGCCTCGCTGAAAGTTGAACTCAATCGCATGGTTGTGCAGTGCGCAGGTGGCAAGATTGCAGATTGCCGAGTTATTGAGGTGTTGAGCGATCATTCGCTTTGTGCGACCGATCACCGTCACTTGCAGGACGAAAAGGATCATTAA
- the cadA gene encoding cadmium-translocating P-type ATPase: MDCGSCATKVKDAVARLPGVTGVEVGIMSERLRLTLDEGETGRDKVERTVRALGYGIEPRVATAVQDEAVDQSASCTGHSQAGGKAKDHSGHGSPGHVHDDPADRGKRWYQTAKGRLVIFTALLLMIAWGVELIVPEVGNWAFVAACLIGVTPIARRAFVALRVGQPFTIESLMTVAAIGALFINAAEEAALVVFLFAVGEVLEGVAAGKARDGIRALANLVPKTALLEMDGVTREVPAASLAIGQIVLVRPGDRIPADGEITEGTSGVDDSPVTGESVPVNKGPGDPVFAGSINTEAALRITVTKAAEDNTISRIIRLVEEAEEARAPTERFIDRFSRWYMPAIVTVAALVVLVPPLAFGQPWDTWVYRGLALLLIGCPCALVISVPASIASALSTGARRGLLLKGGAVIEATAKVSRVAFDKTGTLTHGRPVVTDVVTLGKTTEAELLSVAAGVEGGSSHPLAVAILRKAEEEGIVIPPARDAKALMGKGVTATVGGASAWVASPGYARENAGIDESDLAQTTTFEEEGKTAVVVFREKTPLGIIAVRDEPRSDAPEAVRQLRAIGITPIILTGDNPRTAAAIAQNLGMEYQADMMPEDKLKAIRDMSEHGGVMMIGDGINDAPALKQASVGVAMGSGTDVALETADAAILRDRVTDIPATIRLTRAAMANIRQNVTIALGLKAVFLVTSVLGLTGLWIAIMADTGATVLVTLNALRLLRFNPEQEA; this comes from the coding sequence ATGGACTGCGGGTCTTGTGCGACGAAGGTCAAGGACGCCGTGGCAAGGCTGCCAGGAGTCACCGGCGTCGAGGTCGGCATTATGTCCGAACGCCTGCGCCTGACGCTGGACGAAGGTGAAACCGGCCGCGACAAGGTTGAAAGAACTGTTCGTGCGCTCGGTTACGGTATCGAACCGCGCGTCGCGACGGCGGTGCAGGACGAAGCTGTCGATCAGAGTGCAAGCTGTACCGGCCACTCCCAGGCCGGCGGCAAGGCAAAAGATCATTCCGGTCATGGCAGTCCCGGACACGTACATGACGATCCCGCAGATCGAGGCAAGCGGTGGTACCAGACGGCCAAGGGCAGACTGGTGATTTTTACCGCCTTGCTTCTCATGATAGCCTGGGGAGTGGAACTGATTGTGCCAGAGGTGGGAAACTGGGCCTTTGTCGCCGCGTGTCTGATCGGAGTTACCCCCATTGCCCGCCGCGCGTTTGTCGCTTTGCGCGTGGGGCAGCCTTTCACCATCGAAAGCCTCATGACGGTTGCCGCTATCGGCGCACTGTTCATCAATGCGGCGGAAGAGGCGGCACTGGTTGTTTTCCTCTTTGCAGTGGGCGAAGTCCTGGAAGGCGTGGCGGCAGGCAAGGCGCGCGACGGGATACGGGCGCTTGCCAATCTCGTCCCGAAAACGGCGCTTCTGGAAATGGACGGCGTCACACGCGAAGTGCCGGCAGCAAGTCTTGCTATAGGACAGATCGTGCTCGTCCGTCCCGGCGATCGTATTCCGGCAGACGGCGAGATCACAGAAGGCACCTCCGGGGTGGACGACAGTCCGGTAACTGGTGAAAGTGTGCCGGTGAACAAAGGTCCGGGCGATCCTGTATTTGCAGGATCGATCAATACCGAAGCCGCCCTGCGGATTACCGTAACCAAAGCCGCCGAAGACAACACCATCTCACGCATCATTCGCCTCGTGGAAGAGGCCGAGGAGGCTCGCGCGCCGACCGAGCGGTTTATCGACCGCTTCAGCCGCTGGTACATGCCTGCAATCGTCACTGTCGCGGCGCTGGTCGTGCTCGTGCCGCCACTGGCTTTTGGCCAGCCTTGGGATACCTGGGTTTACCGCGGGCTGGCGCTCTTGTTGATAGGTTGCCCCTGTGCCCTCGTGATCTCGGTTCCCGCCTCCATCGCTTCGGCACTTTCCACCGGTGCGCGGCGGGGCCTTCTCTTGAAAGGCGGCGCCGTGATTGAAGCGACTGCCAAGGTGAGCCGCGTGGCCTTCGACAAGACCGGGACGTTGACCCATGGGCGACCGGTGGTGACAGACGTCGTGACTTTGGGAAAAACAACCGAGGCCGAGCTTCTCTCTGTCGCGGCGGGCGTAGAAGGCGGCTCTAGCCATCCCTTGGCTGTCGCCATTTTGCGCAAGGCCGAGGAAGAAGGCATAGTGATCCCACCGGCACGCGATGCAAAGGCGCTGATGGGCAAGGGTGTGACCGCCACTGTGGGAGGCGCTTCCGCTTGGGTGGCTTCGCCCGGATATGCCAGGGAGAACGCCGGCATTGACGAGTCTGACCTCGCCCAGACCACAACGTTTGAGGAAGAGGGCAAGACCGCTGTGGTGGTCTTCCGCGAGAAGACCCCGCTCGGCATTATCGCTGTGCGTGACGAACCGCGCTCCGATGCGCCCGAAGCGGTTCGCCAGCTGAGAGCCATCGGTATTACACCCATCATCCTGACCGGAGACAATCCGCGTACGGCAGCGGCAATAGCGCAAAACCTGGGCATGGAATATCAGGCCGACATGATGCCCGAAGACAAGCTTAAAGCCATTCGCGACATGAGCGAACATGGCGGCGTGATGATGATCGGTGACGGCATTAATGACGCCCCAGCCCTCAAGCAGGCAAGCGTTGGCGTAGCCATGGGATCGGGGACCGATGTCGCGCTCGAAACGGCCGATGCGGCCATCCTGCGTGACCGGGTGACCGACATTCCGGCGACCATCCGGCTTACCCGTGCGGCAATGGCCAACATTCGCCAGAACGTTACCATTGCGCTCGGTCTGAAAGCGGTCTTCCTCGTGACATCCGTTTTGGGGCTGACCGGTCTCTGGATCGCGATTATGGCCGATACCGGAGCGACGGTGCTCGTCACGCTGAACGCGTTGCGGCTGCTGCGGTTCAATCCAGAGCAGGAGGCCTGA